From a single Micromonospora pallida genomic region:
- a CDS encoding AAA family ATPase, which yields MRPMRLDMAGFTVFREETSVDFTDADFFALVGPTGSGKSTVLDAICFALYGTVPRWGGARGLANALAPSSTEARVRLVFESAGDRFVATRVVRRDGRGAVKTTNAGLQLMPPGFDVTKLDTGLSPEDLGEVLAGTPAEMEQAVLEAVGLPYEQFTSCVVLPQGQFADFLHAKPATRQQILVNLLGLGVYEEVQKRATERAGKAEARLEQVDRTLGGLTDVDDAALAEAESAVTRAHELAEAVADAVPERDRARAAARDAHAALAALDADLAVLDAVRAPDGVAEVARSVAAARADVDGAAKAVALAEEREEKLRGELAGAGDESALRLLLTAHADRDRLTGEVASVAAAVAGAEAEHDAAVAALAGARAAAEQAEAELEAAFRAHEDAKAADQAVALRAHLTDGACCPVCEQVVPRVPAVPAGSAVTRAVAAGKAARTASDAAKRRVQECDSAARDLERVLLRARAQHDQLGGRLAELDERLAGAATADALRHELAEHARLRAALDEAAGMVRAGRDAARRARAAAEAAEERLRAGWREFDTVRDGLARFGPPAADRDDVAAAWAGLAGWAGGEADRRRADRVGRAASVTEAEAAVGAVEERITAVFIAAGLPIADDPVRAATVAVERAEAAHRRLVERREQAAELREQRTGHEREARVARALAGHLRANNFERWLLAEALDLLVDGASRILRDLSGGQYDLVHDKGEFFVVDHHDAGLRRGVRTLSGGETFQASLALALALSEQLAGMSTTAASLESIVLDEGFGTLDAATLDTVAATLESLAARGDRMVGVVTHVPALAERIPVRFEVRKDARSARVERSGL from the coding sequence ATGCGCCCGATGCGGCTGGACATGGCGGGCTTCACCGTCTTCCGCGAGGAGACGAGCGTCGACTTCACCGACGCCGACTTCTTCGCGCTGGTCGGGCCGACCGGATCGGGCAAGTCGACGGTGCTGGACGCGATCTGCTTCGCCCTCTACGGCACGGTTCCCCGCTGGGGCGGGGCACGGGGCCTGGCCAACGCGCTCGCCCCGTCCTCCACCGAGGCCCGGGTCCGGCTGGTGTTCGAGTCCGCCGGGGACCGGTTCGTGGCCACCCGGGTGGTCCGCCGGGACGGCCGGGGCGCCGTCAAGACCACCAACGCCGGGTTGCAGCTCATGCCACCCGGCTTCGACGTCACCAAGCTGGACACCGGACTCAGCCCGGAGGACCTCGGCGAGGTGCTGGCCGGCACCCCGGCCGAGATGGAGCAGGCGGTCCTGGAGGCGGTCGGGCTGCCGTACGAGCAGTTCACCAGTTGCGTGGTGCTGCCGCAGGGGCAGTTCGCGGACTTCCTGCATGCCAAGCCGGCCACCCGGCAGCAGATCCTGGTCAACCTGCTCGGTCTCGGCGTCTACGAGGAGGTGCAGAAGCGGGCCACCGAGCGGGCTGGGAAGGCCGAGGCGAGGCTGGAGCAGGTCGACCGGACACTCGGCGGCCTCACCGACGTCGACGACGCGGCGCTGGCCGAGGCGGAGTCCGCCGTGACCCGGGCGCACGAGCTGGCCGAGGCGGTCGCTGACGCCGTACCGGAGCGGGATCGGGCCCGGGCGGCGGCGCGGGACGCGCACGCGGCGCTGGCCGCCCTCGACGCCGACCTGGCCGTGCTCGACGCGGTACGCGCGCCGGACGGGGTGGCCGAGGTTGCCCGGTCGGTGGCCGCCGCGCGGGCGGACGTCGACGGGGCGGCGAAGGCGGTGGCGCTGGCCGAGGAACGCGAGGAGAAGCTACGCGGCGAGCTGGCCGGGGCGGGGGACGAGAGCGCGCTGCGGCTGCTGCTCACCGCGCACGCCGACCGGGACCGGCTCACCGGCGAGGTGGCGTCGGTGGCCGCCGCGGTGGCCGGGGCGGAGGCGGAGCACGACGCGGCGGTGGCCGCGCTGGCCGGGGCCCGGGCGGCAGCCGAACAGGCGGAGGCCGAGTTGGAGGCGGCGTTCCGGGCGCACGAGGACGCGAAGGCCGCTGATCAGGCGGTGGCGCTGCGGGCGCACCTGACCGACGGGGCGTGCTGCCCGGTGTGCGAGCAGGTGGTGCCCCGGGTGCCAGCGGTTCCGGCCGGCTCGGCGGTGACACGGGCGGTGGCCGCCGGCAAGGCGGCCCGGACCGCCAGCGACGCGGCGAAGCGGCGGGTGCAGGAGTGCGACAGCGCTGCCCGGGACCTGGAGCGGGTGCTGCTGCGCGCCCGGGCCCAGCACGACCAGTTGGGCGGCCGTTTGGCCGAGCTGGACGAGCGGCTCGCCGGGGCCGCCACCGCCGACGCGCTCCGGCACGAGCTGGCCGAACACGCCCGGTTGCGAGCCGCCCTGGACGAGGCGGCCGGCATGGTCCGCGCGGGCCGGGACGCCGCCCGACGGGCCCGGGCGGCGGCCGAGGCGGCCGAGGAGCGGCTACGTGCCGGGTGGCGGGAGTTCGACACGGTCCGCGACGGGCTGGCCCGGTTCGGTCCGCCGGCCGCCGACCGGGACGACGTCGCCGCCGCCTGGGCGGGGCTGGCCGGCTGGGCCGGCGGGGAGGCGGACCGGCGCCGCGCGGACCGGGTGGGCCGGGCCGCGTCTGTGACGGAGGCGGAGGCCGCCGTCGGGGCGGTGGAGGAGCGGATCACCGCGGTCTTCATCGCCGCCGGGCTGCCCATCGCCGACGATCCGGTCCGCGCGGCCACCGTCGCGGTAGAACGCGCCGAGGCGGCCCACCGGCGGCTGGTGGAACGCCGGGAGCAGGCCGCCGAGCTGCGCGAACAGCGGACCGGACACGAACGGGAGGCGCGGGTGGCCCGCGCGCTCGCCGGTCACCTGCGGGCCAACAACTTCGAGCGGTGGCTGCTGGCGGAGGCGCTCGACCTGCTGGTCGACGGGGCCTCCCGGATCCTGCGGGACCTCTCCGGCGGGCAGTACGACCTGGTCCACGACAAGGGTGAGTTCTTCGTGGTCGACCACCACGACGCCGGGCTGCGACGCGGGGTGCGGACCCTCTCCGGCGGGGAGACCTTCCAGGCGTCGCTGGCGTTGGCGCTGGCGCTGTCCGAGCAGTTGGCCGGCATGTCCACCACGGCGGCGAGCCTGGAGTCGATCGTCCTGGACGAGGGGTTCGGCACCCTCGACGCGGCCACCCTGGACACGGTGGCCGCCACCCTGGAGAGCCTGGCCGCCCGGGGCGACCGGATGGTCGGGGTGGTCACCCACGTGCCGGCGCTCGCCGAACGGATCCCGGTCCGCTTCGAGGTCCGCAAGGACGCCCGCAGCGCCCGCGTCGAACGGAGTGGCCTGTGA